A section of the Triticum dicoccoides isolate Atlit2015 ecotype Zavitan chromosome 7A, WEW_v2.0, whole genome shotgun sequence genome encodes:
- the LOC119329640 gene encoding B-cell receptor-associated protein 31-like → MIQLLFVVLVAEAAVATVLLFKTPLRKLAMLGLDRLKRGRRAPVAVKTVAGVVVTLLASTLYSMAEISARAGDPEAGGGAALSPTDQVLFSRHLLEASLMGYTLFLALVIDRLHQYIRELRGLKKNVEAVSKQNKTLEEGKHGRSQEIAKYQEEVATLNEEMKKLKLQVQEKTEEVHVAEDKALAIQKQSESLLLEYDRLLEDNQHLREQLQSIDLRLSNPS, encoded by the exons ATGATCCAGCTCCTGTTCGTGGTGCTCGTCGCCGAGGCGGCCGTGGCGACGGTGCTGCTCTTCAAGACGCCGCTGCGGAAGCTCGCCATGCTGGGTCTCGACCGCCTCAAGCGCGGCCGCCGGGCGCCCGTCGCCGTCAAgaccgtcgccggcgtcgtcgtcaCGCTCCTCGCCTCCACGCTCTACAGCATGGCCGAGATCAGCGCCCGCGCCGGGGACCCCGAGGCTGGAGGCGGCGCCGCCCTCTCTCCCACCGACCAGGTCCTCTTCTCGCGCCACCTCCTCGAGGCGTCCCTCATGG GTTACACTTTGTTTCTTGCTCTAGTCATTGACCGACTCCACCAATATATCAGAGAACTACGTGGGCTAAAGAAGAATGTCGAGGCTGTATCGAAGCAGAACAaaacattagaggaaggaaaacatGGAAGATCTCAGGAGATAGCGAAATACCAGGAAGAGGTTGCCACTCTGAACGAGGAGATGAAGAAACTGAAGCTGCAAGTACAAGAGAAGACCGAGGAGGTCCATGTTGCTGAGGACAAGGCACTTGCTATTCAAAAGCAATCTGAAAGCTTGCTGCTTGAATATGACCGGCTCCTGGAGGATAACCAACATCTCCGGGAGCAGCTGCAGTCAATTGATCTCAGGCTCTCCAATCCTTCCTGA